Proteins encoded within one genomic window of Thermodesulfobacteriota bacterium:
- a CDS encoding HEAT repeat domain-containing protein, with protein MRLQNARIKGTILAGVIFLSVPLALASCAYLPWHQSEPWYTAYDIDSEDDLLTIASVPSLVKALENQDPEIRLEALKALTAIGVDARDAVPDLMKAGVSKEEDVNVRLAVADALEAVALTGENIEDNEENRKIRLVVQTIRLESSDWLVQREAVNQFVDLGKDAMPGLPALVRVIEDQSNRHAHYDEIRCGAVRAIGNIGPDARTATPALIRLMNSKDFQVRTEVVKAMEKIGPPEDKAIQETLIQVLNGNPELIVFRDGLAAVLPSNSKQMAYKGTIYGDPDFDVRLAAAEALGNFGPPAVAAVPALLDASLKDIDYDVRRQAVVALCKIQPDGDAAMQALDTALSDKKATAREAAVLALRKVRPENRESWLPKIIACLDDTDEAVRFGAVKTLSEYKIRSDKVFQALHRVALEDKSLKVKQEAVNALHAMNGK; from the coding sequence ATGCGGCTTCAAAATGCACGAATAAAGGGTACTATCCTGGCAGGCGTCATTTTTCTTTCCGTTCCGCTGGCGCTTGCTTCATGTGCGTATCTCCCCTGGCATCAGTCGGAGCCATGGTATACTGCTTATGATATCGATTCCGAAGATGATCTGCTGACGATTGCCTCCGTGCCGTCGCTGGTCAAGGCCCTTGAAAACCAGGACCCCGAGATCCGCCTGGAAGCGCTGAAAGCCCTGACCGCCATAGGTGTCGACGCCAGGGACGCGGTGCCGGACCTGATGAAGGCCGGAGTCAGTAAAGAAGAGGACGTCAACGTGCGTCTGGCCGTAGCCGATGCCCTGGAAGCCGTGGCGTTGACAGGGGAGAATATCGAAGATAACGAGGAAAACCGGAAAATCCGTTTGGTGGTGCAGACCATACGTCTTGAATCCTCCGACTGGCTGGTCCAGCGGGAGGCCGTTAACCAGTTTGTCGACCTCGGGAAGGATGCCATGCCCGGACTACCGGCGCTGGTCCGTGTCATAGAGGACCAATCAAACCGGCATGCGCATTATGATGAGATACGTTGCGGCGCGGTGAGGGCGATTGGCAATATCGGGCCTGATGCCCGGACGGCCACCCCGGCGTTGATCCGGCTCATGAACAGCAAAGATTTCCAGGTCCGCACGGAAGTCGTCAAAGCCATGGAGAAAATCGGCCCGCCGGAAGACAAGGCAATCCAGGAGACGTTAATCCAGGTTCTCAATGGCAATCCGGAACTGATTGTCTTCCGTGACGGCCTTGCCGCCGTTCTCCCTTCTAACTCCAAACAGATGGCATACAAGGGCACTATTTACGGCGATCCGGACTTTGACGTGCGCCTGGCGGCGGCCGAGGCCCTGGGGAATTTCGGCCCTCCCGCGGTTGCCGCCGTGCCGGCGCTGCTGGATGCCAGCCTCAAGGACATTGATTATGACGTCCGGCGGCAAGCCGTGGTTGCGTTGTGCAAGATCCAGCCTGACGGGGACGCCGCCATGCAGGCCCTGGACACAGCCCTGAGTGATAAGAAAGCCACCGCCCGGGAAGCGGCGGTGCTGGCGTTGCGGAAGGTGAGACCGGAAAACCGGGAGTCATGGCTGCCGAAGATCATCGCCTGCCTGGATGACACGGACGAGGCCGTCCGTTTTGGCGCCGTTAAAACCCTGTCTGAATACAAAATTCGCAGCGATAAGGTCTTCCAGGCGCTGCATCGAGTGGCATTGGAAGACAAGTCCCTGAAAGTAAAGCAGGAAGCGGTAAATGCCCTGCACGCCATGAACGGCAAGTAA
- the manA gene encoding mannose-6-phosphate isomerase, class I, whose translation MGRILPLRNVIRHYAWGSRTAIPELLRLSSSENLPCAELWMGAHPSAPSRVMDGGLSVPLDQFIRQQPDMILGSATAAAFGNTLPFLFKVLAAAEPLSIQVHPDSTRAREGFSRENQAGIPLDSPRRNYRDPNHKPECLCALTPFSLLCGFRPWSEISADFSRIFPDPDGQWLNGLVNTGETDGLKNFFQRLLAVSGDRVHPLISRAVAYAGTKRDVDPVCHWIFRLSRYFPDDIMILAPVFLNLLKLAPGQAIFLPSGVMHSYLEGVGIELMASSDNVLRGGLTSKHIDKDELMRLLDFTATKPRLVSPIEKGCEGIYETGAREFVLSVIRVKSGQPCLPAHQGRVSILLCVEGEAVIAEQGGEDRTVIKKGDSVLIPASVGGYHVTGEALIYKAAVPESDSQ comes from the coding sequence ATGGGACGGATTCTACCGCTGCGGAACGTCATTCGGCATTATGCCTGGGGCTCCCGTACCGCCATTCCGGAGTTGCTCCGCCTTTCTTCTTCTGAAAATCTTCCCTGCGCTGAATTGTGGATGGGCGCTCATCCTTCAGCCCCGTCCCGGGTAATGGACGGGGGACTGTCTGTCCCGCTGGATCAGTTCATTCGGCAGCAGCCTGACATGATTCTGGGCAGCGCGACGGCGGCAGCGTTTGGAAATACCCTGCCGTTCCTGTTCAAGGTCCTGGCCGCGGCCGAACCGCTCTCCATCCAGGTCCATCCGGACAGTACCCGGGCCAGAGAAGGTTTTTCCCGGGAAAACCAGGCCGGTATTCCTCTGGATTCGCCCCGGCGGAATTACCGCGATCCCAATCATAAACCGGAATGCCTGTGCGCCCTGACTCCTTTTTCCCTTTTATGCGGCTTCCGACCCTGGTCAGAGATTTCGGCCGATTTTTCCCGCATATTCCCCGATCCTGACGGTCAATGGCTCAACGGCCTTGTCAATACCGGCGAGACTGACGGTCTGAAAAATTTTTTTCAGCGGCTTCTGGCCGTTTCCGGGGATAGGGTTCATCCTCTGATTTCACGGGCAGTGGCATATGCCGGGACGAAGCGCGATGTCGATCCGGTCTGTCACTGGATCTTCCGGCTGAGCCGGTATTTTCCGGATGATATCATGATCCTCGCGCCGGTTTTTCTCAATCTTCTGAAACTGGCGCCGGGGCAGGCGATTTTCCTTCCATCCGGAGTCATGCATTCTTATCTGGAGGGCGTGGGCATCGAATTGATGGCCAGTTCCGACAATGTCCTGCGCGGAGGATTAACCTCCAAACACATTGATAAGGATGAACTGATGCGCCTGCTGGATTTCACGGCGACAAAACCCCGGCTGGTGTCGCCGATCGAAAAAGGATGCGAAGGAATTTATGAAACCGGGGCAAGGGAGTTTGTCCTGTCGGTAATCCGGGTGAAATCCGGTCAGCCATGCCTGCCCGCGCACCAGGGACGGGTATCCATTTTGCTGTGCGTCGAGGGGGAAGCCGTTATAGCCGAACAGGGCGGTGAAGACCGGACGGTAATTAAAAAGGGGGATTCCGTTCTCATCCCGGCGTCCGTGGGCGGGTATCACGTTACGGGAGAGGCGCTGATTTACAAGGCGGCGGTGCCGGAATCTGACAGCCAGTAA
- a CDS encoding aminopeptidase produces MLTEKQLDRYADVLLWGLSTSRKKHFQKNDIVVIRYNLQAVRLAEILFEKLLASGRNPIPRSVQTANMEQRFFILSNNDQLIFKAPGEQELIRHLNGSIAIIAPESLTHLSGVDPRKIGKAATARKPLRDILEKRENRGDFSWTLGMFPTAALAGHAGMSQAEYARQIVRACFLDKVSPVSHWQEIFKKAQVIKKWLNSMKMKSIRIESKRMDLLITPGENRKWVGISGHNIPSFEIFLSPDWRGTSGVYFADMPSYRDGNLVKNLRIEFKSGKAVTITAEKGEHFARRLLATDPGAGRLGEFSLTDRRFSKIDRFMANTLFDENFGGSHGNCHVALGSSYADTYTGNPAELTSSRKKKLGFNESAIHWDVINTENKCVTALLDNGRKKIIYENGLFAV; encoded by the coding sequence ATGCTGACGGAAAAACAACTGGATCGATACGCGGATGTGCTCCTGTGGGGCCTGTCCACTTCCCGGAAAAAACATTTTCAGAAAAACGATATTGTTGTCATCCGTTATAATCTTCAAGCCGTACGGCTGGCGGAAATTCTTTTTGAAAAGCTCCTGGCTTCCGGCAGAAACCCTATCCCCCGCAGTGTTCAGACAGCCAACATGGAGCAGCGCTTTTTCATTCTGTCCAACAACGATCAACTGATCTTCAAGGCTCCGGGAGAGCAGGAACTGATCCGCCATCTCAACGGGTCCATCGCCATTATCGCGCCCGAATCTCTGACGCATTTAAGCGGGGTCGATCCCCGGAAAATCGGAAAGGCGGCCACCGCCAGAAAGCCCCTGCGGGATATACTGGAAAAACGGGAAAACCGCGGCGACTTCAGCTGGACCCTGGGTATGTTCCCCACGGCCGCCCTGGCCGGACATGCCGGGATGTCACAGGCGGAATATGCCCGGCAGATCGTCCGGGCCTGTTTTCTGGACAAGGTATCGCCCGTGTCCCACTGGCAGGAGATTTTCAAAAAAGCGCAAGTCATCAAGAAATGGCTGAACAGCATGAAGATGAAATCCATCCGGATTGAGTCCAAACGGATGGATCTTCTGATCACGCCGGGAGAAAACAGAAAATGGGTCGGCATCTCCGGCCATAACATTCCCAGCTTTGAAATTTTTCTCTCGCCGGACTGGCGGGGAACCAGCGGTGTCTACTTTGCCGATATGCCGTCCTACCGCGACGGAAATCTGGTGAAAAACCTGAGAATCGAGTTTAAATCCGGCAAGGCGGTTACCATCACCGCCGAAAAAGGGGAGCACTTCGCCCGCAGGCTCCTGGCCACCGACCCCGGTGCCGGACGGCTGGGCGAATTTTCGCTGACCGACAGGCGTTTCTCCAAAATCGACCGCTTCATGGCCAATACCCTGTTTGATGAAAATTTCGGCGGAAGCCATGGAAACTGCCATGTCGCGCTGGGCTCGTCCTACGCGGATACGTACACGGGTAATCCGGCCGAACTGACATCCTCCCGGAAAAAGAAACTGGGATTTAATGAATCCGCCATTCACTGGGATGTCATCAATACGGAGAATAAATGCGTGACGGCTCTGTTGGATAACGGGCGGAAAAAAATCATTTACGAGAATGGCCTGTTTGCGGTATAG
- a CDS encoding LysM peptidoglycan-binding domain-containing protein, translating to MVSLFFLAAGCQSPPPDENSEDTAARLKRLETRVATLELSNDVYNERNKKFERFMEESERRHSELLVRMSKLHENSQGNAPATGTAPAADSTGTVTLPAPDTGKKAPAADRARYHLVQKSDTIYSISRQYDLEPAALKKMNNLTEDVIVPGQKLRVK from the coding sequence ATGGTTTCATTATTTTTCCTGGCGGCCGGATGCCAGTCGCCGCCGCCCGACGAAAATTCGGAAGATACGGCCGCCCGTTTGAAACGCCTCGAAACGCGCGTGGCCACTCTGGAGTTGAGCAACGACGTATATAATGAGCGCAATAAAAAGTTTGAACGGTTCATGGAGGAGAGCGAACGTCGGCATTCGGAGCTGCTGGTTCGCATGAGTAAACTGCATGAGAATTCCCAGGGTAATGCCCCGGCGACCGGAACTGCTCCTGCCGCGGATTCGACCGGGACCGTTACCTTGCCCGCGCCCGATACCGGGAAGAAAGCCCCGGCCGCGGACCGGGCCAGATATCATCTGGTCCAGAAAAGCGACACGATTTACAGCATCAGCCGCCAGTATGACCTGGAACCGGCCGCGTTAAAGAAGATGAATAACCTGACAGAAGACGTGATCGTTCCGGGTCAGAAACTGCGGGTAAAGTAA
- a CDS encoding NAD-dependent epimerase/dehydratase family protein, which yields MTPTNPKKILVTGGGGFLGSAIVRRLVVRGDRVTTLSRSSYAGLESMDVRQIRADISDANAVILACRGMDMVIHTAAKPGVWGSYDEYYRPNVMGTENIVAACRHHHIPVLIHTSSPSVVFTGGDMEGVDETVPYPETFPTHYTKTKAMAEKMVVSAARQKDITAVVLRPHLIWGPGDPHLVPRVLARAKKLVKVGNRNNLVDTIYIEDAAAAHILAADRLAANPSLSGRIYFISQDEPIPMWDMINGILKAGGLPPITRTLPAGMVWGIGAVLEASYKMMGIKQEPPMTRFVARELATAHWFNISAAKRDLGYQPRYTIQQGLDQLARWLRP from the coding sequence ATGACACCGACCAACCCGAAAAAAATCCTGGTGACAGGCGGCGGCGGTTTTCTGGGATCAGCCATTGTCAGACGGCTGGTCGTCAGAGGCGACCGGGTCACCACCCTGTCCCGAAGTTCATACGCCGGCCTGGAATCAATGGATGTCCGGCAGATCCGGGCCGATATCAGCGATGCCAACGCCGTTATTCTGGCCTGCCGGGGAATGGACATGGTCATCCATACCGCCGCCAAACCGGGCGTCTGGGGGTCATACGATGAATATTACCGCCCCAACGTCATGGGCACGGAAAATATCGTCGCCGCCTGCCGGCACCATCATATTCCGGTACTGATCCATACCAGCTCACCCAGCGTGGTGTTTACCGGCGGCGACATGGAAGGGGTGGATGAGACCGTTCCCTATCCGGAAACCTTTCCCACCCATTACACCAAAACCAAGGCCATGGCCGAAAAAATGGTGGTCTCCGCCGCGCGGCAGAAAGACATCACCGCCGTTGTCCTGCGGCCTCACCTGATCTGGGGTCCCGGTGATCCCCACCTGGTGCCGCGGGTGCTGGCCCGGGCAAAAAAACTGGTCAAGGTGGGCAACCGCAACAACCTGGTGGATACCATCTATATCGAGGACGCGGCCGCGGCCCACATCCTGGCCGCCGACCGGCTGGCCGCGAACCCGTCCCTGTCGGGGCGGATCTATTTCATCAGCCAGGACGAGCCGATTCCCATGTGGGACATGATCAATGGTATTTTAAAAGCCGGCGGCCTGCCGCCTATTACCCGGACCCTGCCGGCCGGGATGGTCTGGGGGATCGGCGCGGTACTGGAAGCTTCTTATAAAATGATGGGGATCAAACAAGAACCGCCCATGACCCGCTTCGTGGCCAGGGAGCTGGCCACGGCCCACTGGTTCAATATCTCAGCGGCCAAGCGGGATCTGGGCTATCAACCGCGCTACACCATCCAGCAGGGCCTGGATCAGCTGGCCCGCTGGCTTCGACCCTGA
- a CDS encoding fatty acid CoA ligase family protein: MVNIATRLKEMAAAYPYKKAVIAPVGKDTGGRITYAHFTFAQLDADSSRIAGGLERAGIGRGTRTILMVRPSLDFFSLVFGLFKAGVVPVVVDPGMGVDRMLTCFAECRPQAFIGIPLAHALRVMKPKFFKTVRAWVTVGRRWFWGGPTLRQIRRAGSDDYTVARTRRDETAAILFTTGSTGPAKGVVYTHGNFDAQIQQIQDHFQIGPDEVDLPTFPLFALFDPALGMTAVIPDMDPTKPAFVNPEKIIEAILNHGVTNMFASPALLNRVGGFCRRKNIQLPPLRRVVSAGAPVHPANIEQFSHALLEDAEIHTPYGASEAVPIISMGSREILSETRKMTEQGFGNCVGRPLSNVTVRLIRITDLPIEEWDDGLLVSQGEPGEIVVKGDHVTAAYYSRPKDTAAAKIPDRDGSFWHRMGDLAWMDQQGRFWFIGRKNHRVITPRGALFTIPCEAIFNNHPDVARSALVGLGKPKNQIPVICIEVAKGKKINKKRLKAELLELAGTHPLTREIEYILFHNGFPVDIRHNSKIFREKLAVWAQRKIKTT; the protein is encoded by the coding sequence ATGGTAAACATCGCCACCCGCCTGAAGGAAATGGCGGCGGCTTATCCCTACAAAAAAGCCGTGATCGCGCCGGTGGGCAAAGACACCGGAGGCCGGATCACCTACGCCCATTTCACCTTCGCCCAGCTGGACGCCGATTCCAGCCGCATCGCCGGCGGCCTGGAAAGAGCGGGCATCGGCCGCGGTACCCGCACCATCCTCATGGTACGGCCGAGCCTCGACTTCTTTTCCCTGGTCTTCGGCCTGTTCAAAGCCGGCGTCGTGCCGGTGGTGGTGGACCCCGGCATGGGCGTGGACCGCATGCTGACCTGCTTTGCCGAATGCCGGCCCCAGGCGTTTATCGGCATCCCCCTGGCCCATGCGCTCCGGGTCATGAAACCCAAATTTTTCAAGACCGTCCGGGCCTGGGTCACCGTGGGCCGGCGCTGGTTCTGGGGCGGGCCGACATTGCGGCAGATCCGCCGGGCGGGGTCGGACGATTACACCGTGGCCAGAACCCGCCGGGACGAGACGGCCGCCATCCTGTTTACCACCGGCAGCACCGGACCGGCCAAGGGCGTTGTCTATACCCACGGCAATTTCGACGCCCAGATCCAGCAGATCCAGGACCATTTTCAGATCGGACCCGACGAGGTCGACCTGCCCACCTTCCCGCTGTTCGCGCTGTTTGATCCGGCCCTGGGCATGACCGCCGTCATCCCGGATATGGACCCGACCAAACCCGCTTTCGTCAACCCGGAAAAAATCATCGAAGCCATACTCAACCACGGGGTGACCAACATGTTCGCTTCCCCCGCCCTGCTCAACCGCGTGGGCGGGTTCTGCCGCCGGAAAAACATCCAGCTGCCGCCCCTGCGGCGGGTGGTCTCGGCCGGCGCGCCGGTCCATCCCGCCAACATTGAACAGTTCTCCCACGCCCTCCTGGAAGACGCCGAGATCCACACGCCCTACGGCGCTTCCGAAGCGGTCCCCATCATTTCCATGGGCAGCCGGGAGATTTTGTCCGAAACGCGAAAAATGACGGAACAGGGTTTCGGCAACTGCGTCGGCCGACCCCTGTCCAACGTCACCGTCCGGCTGATCCGGATCACGGACTTGCCTATTGAGGAATGGGACGACGGCCTGCTGGTGTCCCAGGGCGAACCCGGGGAAATCGTCGTCAAGGGAGACCATGTCACGGCCGCTTACTACAGCCGGCCCAAAGACACCGCCGCCGCCAAGATCCCTGACCGTGACGGGAGTTTCTGGCACCGCATGGGCGATCTGGCCTGGATGGATCAGCAGGGCCGCTTCTGGTTCATCGGCCGGAAAAATCACCGGGTCATCACGCCTCGCGGCGCCCTTTTCACCATCCCCTGCGAGGCTATCTTCAACAACCATCCGGACGTGGCACGGAGCGCCCTGGTCGGTCTCGGCAAACCCAAAAACCAGATCCCGGTGATCTGTATCGAAGTGGCCAAAGGAAAGAAAATCAACAAAAAACGATTGAAGGCCGAATTACTGGAACTGGCCGGAACCCACCCGCTGACCCGGGAAATCGAGTATATCCTGTTCCATAACGGTTTCCCCGTGGACATCCGGCACAACTCTAAAATCTTCAGAGAAAAACTGGCGGTCTGGGCCCAGAGGAAAATAAAAACGACATGA
- a CDS encoding alpha/beta fold hydrolase, translating into MTATVDMSPFAHLYPFTSHFAVINGLRYHYIDEGGGDPVLMLHGNPTWSFYYRALIKKLSPRYRVICPDHIGCGLSDKPSAGSYGYRLENRADDVAELMSQLGIRENLTLIVHDWGGFIGCLYALRHLETVRRVVITNTAAFLKPAGKPLPLRLWLLRYLTPLAVPAVLGGNLFCRAALVMAPRKRLAPDVKKGLIAPYNSWANRIATLKFVQDIAVSPADPSYAAGRFLEENLHRLKGRPMLICWGKHDFVFDDTYYNEWRRRFPEAECHLFENAGHYLLEDEPENVPAVIDAFLKKTDR; encoded by the coding sequence ATGACCGCTACCGTCGACATGTCCCCGTTCGCGCATCTTTATCCGTTTACGTCCCATTTTGCCGTGATCAACGGGCTGCGGTATCATTATATAGATGAAGGCGGCGGCGACCCGGTGCTGATGCTCCACGGCAACCCCACCTGGTCGTTTTACTACCGGGCGCTGATCAAAAAGCTGTCGCCGCGCTACCGGGTCATCTGCCCGGACCACATCGGCTGCGGCCTGTCCGACAAGCCGTCCGCCGGAAGCTACGGCTACCGCCTGGAAAACCGGGCCGACGACGTGGCCGAACTGATGTCACAGCTCGGCATCAGGGAAAACCTGACCCTGATCGTTCATGACTGGGGCGGGTTCATCGGCTGCCTGTACGCTCTCCGGCACCTGGAAACGGTCCGGCGGGTCGTTATCACCAACACCGCCGCTTTCCTGAAACCGGCCGGCAAGCCCCTGCCCCTGAGGCTCTGGCTGCTCCGCTACCTGACCCCCCTGGCCGTGCCGGCGGTGCTGGGCGGCAACCTTTTCTGCCGGGCGGCCCTGGTCATGGCCCCCCGGAAGCGGCTCGCCCCGGACGTGAAAAAGGGACTGATCGCCCCTTACAACAGCTGGGCCAACCGGATCGCCACCCTCAAGTTCGTCCAGGATATCGCCGTCAGCCCGGCCGATCCCAGTTATGCCGCGGGCCGGTTCCTGGAAGAGAACCTTCACCGGCTCAAGGGACGGCCCATGCTCATCTGCTGGGGGAAACACGATTTCGTTTTTGACGACACCTATTATAATGAATGGCGGCGGCGTTTTCCGGAAGCCGAATGCCACCTGTTTGAAAACGCCGGCCACTATCTGCTGGAAGACGAACCGGAAAACGTGCCGGCGGTGATCGACGCTTTTCTGAAGAAAACGGACCGATGA
- a CDS encoding 3-oxoacyl-ACP synthase III has product MRYQHVFIDAFGYELAPNVVSSVELEERLAPLYKRLNLRQGQLQALTGIRERRFWDPGEPMYTGAVKAGKKALANSQVKPGDIGMVVYCGVCRDNMEPATACSVAHGLGVSPEARVFDISNACLGVASAMIEVANAIELGQIRAGLVVSCESARQIVDLTIDRMNRECDMESFKKCMAVLTGGSGAVAVIMTGDSLPPAPYRRHRLLGGVVRNAVEHHRLCIWGPDTGVPASAPYKMETDSVGVLKNGVKLGQETFAAFKKELGFRDDQPDKVICHQVGEANQRGILKAIGVSPEKDFPTYQFFANMGTVSLPVTAAIADEREFLKPGDLVGFLGIGSGLNCLMLGVEW; this is encoded by the coding sequence ATGCGTTATCAACATGTTTTCATCGATGCTTTCGGATATGAACTGGCCCCAAACGTGGTCAGCTCGGTAGAGCTGGAAGAACGGCTGGCGCCGCTGTATAAACGCCTGAACCTGCGCCAGGGACAACTGCAGGCCCTGACCGGCATCCGGGAGCGCCGTTTCTGGGATCCGGGCGAACCCATGTATACCGGCGCCGTCAAGGCCGGAAAAAAGGCCCTGGCCAATTCCCAGGTTAAACCCGGCGATATCGGCATGGTGGTCTACTGCGGCGTCTGCCGGGACAACATGGAACCGGCCACGGCCTGCTCGGTGGCCCACGGGCTGGGCGTAAGCCCCGAAGCCCGGGTGTTCGATATTTCCAACGCCTGCCTGGGCGTGGCCAGCGCCATGATCGAAGTGGCCAACGCCATCGAGCTGGGCCAGATCCGGGCGGGCCTGGTGGTCTCGTGCGAATCGGCCCGCCAGATCGTGGACCTGACCATCGACCGCATGAACCGGGAATGCGACATGGAGTCGTTCAAGAAATGCATGGCGGTCCTGACCGGCGGGTCCGGGGCCGTGGCCGTCATCATGACCGGGGACAGTCTGCCGCCGGCGCCCTACCGCCGGCACCGCCTCCTGGGCGGGGTGGTGCGAAACGCGGTGGAACATCACCGGCTCTGCATCTGGGGGCCGGACACCGGCGTGCCGGCCAGCGCGCCCTATAAAATGGAAACCGACTCGGTGGGCGTGCTGAAAAACGGCGTCAAGCTGGGCCAGGAAACGTTTGCCGCCTTTAAAAAGGAACTGGGATTCCGGGACGACCAGCCGGACAAGGTCATCTGTCACCAGGTCGGCGAAGCCAACCAGCGGGGCATCCTCAAAGCCATCGGCGTCTCCCCGGAAAAAGATTTTCCCACCTATCAGTTTTTCGCCAACATGGGCACGGTCTCCCTGCCCGTCACCGCCGCCATTGCCGACGAGCGCGAATTTCTCAAACCCGGGGACCTGGTCGGTTTTCTGGGCATCGGCAGCGGCCTCAACTGTCTCATGCTGGGAGTGGAATGGTAA
- a CDS encoding radical SAM protein, whose product MKIKLINPGHPDAGGHLVKLNKEMLPGLTLPYLAALFPPEHDIRIIEEGLEPLDYEDPVDLVGITTMTARAPRAYQIADRFREKGVPVIMGGFHVSALPEEALEHCDAVVQGEAEGLIDQILSDLAAGRLSGIYKNSGRIDLNHLPAPRYDLLKKENYFCFFYPVQATRGCPNHCDFCSVAAFHGGRHRQRPVADVINDMRQAGDFIFIVDDNLPADRDYVLELFARMKPLKKLWGGQFNLSAANDPELVRAASDAGCLFLYLGIESVDPDNLRSSGKSLNLKFPAEEAIRNLKRNHIEPWISMIIGFDHDDSRTARDIIRFCNRTRVSLLLLYILTPVPGSPLYDKCRARGIRLKDEWHFYDGTHAVMDTPRMRAAEIDAMYAAVYKSVYDLPSIFRRTLFPPHILMVMLNLIFRAGVKNSLHPWMGTRVRKNVLDRVAPVITGVLTHPSVKKISRIIRYAEGRIVN is encoded by the coding sequence ATGAAAATCAAACTGATCAATCCCGGGCATCCCGATGCCGGCGGGCATCTGGTGAAACTCAACAAGGAGATGCTCCCCGGTCTCACGCTTCCCTATCTGGCGGCCCTTTTTCCGCCGGAGCACGACATCCGTATCATTGAAGAGGGGCTGGAGCCCCTTGACTACGAAGACCCGGTGGACCTGGTCGGCATCACCACCATGACCGCCCGCGCTCCCCGGGCCTACCAGATCGCCGACCGGTTCCGGGAAAAGGGCGTGCCGGTCATCATGGGCGGATTCCATGTCTCCGCCCTGCCGGAAGAAGCCCTGGAACATTGCGATGCCGTTGTCCAGGGCGAAGCCGAAGGGCTGATCGATCAGATCCTGTCCGATCTGGCTGCCGGCCGGCTTTCCGGAATTTATAAAAACAGCGGCCGGATCGACCTGAACCATCTGCCCGCGCCCCGGTACGACCTGCTCAAGAAAGAGAATTACTTTTGTTTTTTTTATCCCGTCCAGGCCACCCGGGGCTGTCCCAATCATTGTGATTTCTGCTCGGTGGCCGCTTTCCATGGCGGCAGGCACCGCCAGAGGCCGGTGGCCGATGTAATCAATGACATGCGGCAGGCCGGCGATTTTATCTTTATCGTCGATGACAATCTGCCGGCCGACAGGGACTACGTCCTGGAACTGTTTGCGCGGATGAAACCGCTGAAAAAACTGTGGGGCGGACAATTCAACCTGTCGGCGGCCAATGATCCGGAACTGGTCAGGGCCGCCTCCGATGCCGGCTGCCTGTTTCTGTATCTCGGCATTGAATCCGTCGACCCCGACAACCTGCGGTCATCCGGTAAAAGCCTCAACCTGAAGTTCCCGGCCGAAGAGGCCATCCGGAACCTGAAACGGAACCATATCGAACCCTGGATCAGCATGATTATCGGGTTTGACCACGACGATTCCCGCACGGCCCGGGACATTATCCGGTTCTGCAACCGCACCCGCGTTTCCCTGCTGCTGCTGTACATCCTGACGCCGGTGCCCGGGTCCCCCCTGTACGACAAGTGCCGGGCCAGGGGCATCCGGCTCAAAGACGAGTGGCATTTCTACGACGGCACCCATGCCGTCATGGACACGCCCCGGATGCGGGCCGCGGAAATCGATGCCATGTACGCGGCGGTTTACAAAAGTGTCTACGACCTGCCCAGCATCTTCCGGCGCACGCTGTTCCCGCCGCATATCCTGATGGTCATGCTCAACCTGATTTTCCGGGCGGGCGTCAAGAACTCCCTTCACCCCTGGATGGGCACCCGGGTCAGGAAGAACGTTCTCGATCGCGTGGCCCCGGTCATTACAGGGGTTCTGACCCATCCGTCGGTAAAGAAGATTTCCCGGATCATCCGTTACGCCGAAGGCCGGATCGTCAATTGA